The window ACTCGAAGAGACCGTAGTACGGATTGAACATTTCCTTCGACAGCAAATAGAACCACTCCCTAGCAAGGCCACCATAATCTATAATACAATTATATCATTAAATGACATAGAGTTTAGTGTTCCAGTAGAGTTACTCACCTAATCCAGTCTCTCCCTCAAACTCTACCCATAATTTAGTCTTTAGCAAATCGGTCTTTGTCACCGAACTAATGATTCGGTAGGAATCCTCCAGGATTGATGTACGGCGGATACgtatttcaaatttatttggTACGTTGGTCTAGAAAGGGGGGTGGTCTTTAATtgaatcttaaaaaatatagcaGACTTCCTTACAGGCTTTCTAATATGACTCTTGAAATACTCGTATTTCTGCTTGTAGTCTCTGGAATAGGGCACCGCCTGGCCAGCAATATTTGGATTGGAGAGGCGTGGGTCCTCCCACTGAGTGGTGCGTGTGTCTGAAACAGAATGGTTCAATGAGAACACTCCATAAGTCTTAATCCATCACTACTTACTATGATCTATGTAGAATACACGTCCATCGGTGTGCACCCGCTCCTCCCAGCCCTCGGGCAAAGGTCCTAGATCATCTTCTACGCGTCTGGTCTGGTTTGGCATTGGGCTGGCCCGTCCGTTCCGGGGATCTATCCAGGTGGTACGACGGGCAGCATGATCGATGAAGAATGTCCGGCCATTGGGAGCCACCTGCATGGACCAGCGGGGCGGCAGTGCCTCTTCCTCGCCGGCAGCGGTCTGAAAGACAAGGATTTGGATGAGACATTAGCCATTACCATTGGACGCAAGGACATTAGCCACATGCAGATATTCTAGGATATAACAGGAGATAACATTACTTGTTCCATGGGAGGCACAGCCGCGTTGTCTTCCTCGGAATTGCGTCGGGTGGACGGAGCTGAGATCTCGGAGGGATTGTGGCTGTCTGTGTGATCGGTGTCTTCATTCTAGGCGTTGGTTGATGGATTATTTGattcgtaaatatatatatatgtggaTGCATAGCATTGCGTGTAAATATTTGTTCGTTTTGgaagaaacagaaaaagaGTGTTgaccaaattaaaaataatttttcaattcatATTGCAGAAGGTTGTcagaaaacacaaaacaagCCACATGCAAATACGATATAAGAAGCacacaaatattaaaaattattagaaGCAAACTAAAGTATACAAGAATCTGCAATAAACAAGCAACTCGACATGCAACATGGAGGAGGGAGACACAGTGCGGATGCGGAGGATCAGTCGGCGGAATGGTGGTTCGCTTACCCGTGGAGCTATGCCAAACCCATGCCCCACCCACATCCACACATTGTGTGGATAAACAAAAGTGTGAGATTTTCTAAGACTGACAGGTTTTACGGCGCCAATAACTCTTACGATCTAACGAACTTTCAAACAGAATGAAAATACTGGGAACGGTTGTCGACAAACTCTTCTCGAATGatcaaatggaaaatattatcGACTGTAGTTAGCACTCATGAGTCAGTGAATAGGATTATCCATTCGGATAATATTTTCCAGGAGATGATCAAGCAACGCTACCAGGATAACAACTCGAACAAGGACAATCAGTGGGTTAAGCTACAGGATGAACACGTGCTGACCAATTGTTGATGTTGCAGATACAggtgcagctgcagctgctggtGTCTCCGCAGTGGTGGCTGCATCtcctgccgctgctgctgctgctggcgatGATCAACATCGAGCTACAAGTGAAATGAACAGTGATAGTGTGGTGATGGATGGTGTCTTGAACTGGATGCGGGATGCGAGTGTTCTGGAGGATAGCTAACCAATATTCtagcctgctgctgctgctgctgtcgctgctgatgctgctggaTGTGCTGGTGCATCTGctgtcgtcgtcgctgctgctgtcTTCCCGTCATGTTGCCCGCCGCTCGTCGCATCAACACGTTGGTCAGGGCTATGTCTGGAACGCCGGGCGCCAGGCGCACCGGCCGGAGATCGTTCTGCAGGCTGGTCGCTGAGATTTCGGGCTGCCTAACGGCGACACGATGTCGCAGAGAATTGTAAACAAAACTGAGTGGTCAGAAGAGACAGAGCATTAGAGAGGTGGTTGGAGAGCACGCGAATGCCCCGCCGAGAAGTACAATCAATTGGTGTAAGGACTGGGGCTCAGACAACACAGACAGAAGGCCAGGAGGGATCGGGAGCAGGAACTGGGAGCTACACATGGACCACTAAACAAATATTAACCTGGCATTGTCCACAGCTGGATCGGGATCTGGTTCTGGCTCTGGGCCACCATTGGAATTGATGAGGTCGAGGGGGATTCCATGGAAGTCTGCCGGTGGTGTCGGTGTTATGGGTTCTGAGATTGTTCCTGTTGGATTGTTGTCTGTGGGTGTGGTGGCTGCTGGTGTGGGTGTCGGTGTTGTGGCATTGTTATTGTCCTCTAGACTACTACGACTGATGGTGTCCTATATACACATGGGTGAGGGCTTATTAGTAAATGGGAGGGTGTGAAGCCTAACTATCTTTTCCAACAAATATGTACACATGATTCtccataaaaatgaaaagagaaataataagaTTCCCTAAGAACTAGCGATACTCTTAAAAGTAGAAGAGAAGAAATGATTTCTTTACAAATATGCGGTTCAGGTACAAGTTCCtatcgagtatatcacaagtTTGCGCGGGAGCATCGGGATTCGGAGGCTGGAGCTCCACACTGTCCACCTCCACCACATCctcctcatcatcatcatcaccatCGTCGTCTGGCTCCTCGTCATCCCCTTCATGAACCTCGCCGCAGTGCAGGCAATTGGCCTGATTATTCTGGAGATCCACCacatcctcctcctcatcctcgCTGCCGCTCTCGTCGCTGGCCAAAGCCTCCATTTGGGCGGCATTCCTCGACCTCTATGGTTCAGTGTTATTGGGTTAGTCGGtacggtgtgtgtgtgtgtgtgtgtgcattgTAAGGTGTATGTAATGGGTGTTGAGAGTGTGGAGAGTGTGACAGTGTGTCGATGGGGAAAATTAAGAGATATCATGCACGAAAATCAAGTCAATTGCTCATCACACATGCATTATAGTTAACAGTCTAAATAAATACGGTTTACGGATATGGTTTACCCTTCTTCAACTGATCAAGGCCAAAAACGTTGGATTAAAGCGATTGGGGGCTAGGGAGGCTCTCGTTCACTTACCGCCGATCGTCCCGACTCCGTTTCATCCACACTGATGTGGAAACGTCTCTGGAAGTCCGAGGCCAGTTGGTCTGCCGCGTGGTTCTGGTTGGTGTTGTTTAAACTGCAAAAAAGGGCATTCTTCCATTTAATATTTGTCATAAACTCAATAACTTATATCCGAATTCCATGCAATCCACTTACACTGTCGGTCGCTCCCACTGCGTTGTCCTTGCCGTGTGATTCACATAGTAAGTGCGTCCATTGGCATCCTGCCGCTCCTCCCAGCCAGCCGGCAGGGAATCATGACCGCCACTTGCGAACGGATGCTGTGGAATgcatttcattatttattaaattttttattaggaAATTAAATGTTAGCTCACCGGCTGGGCGGAGGTTTCGCCAGACGAGTTGGCCTCCACGTGCTCCCACTCGCCATCGCTGTTGCCGCTGGAGGGTTCGCTCTGTTCCCGGGTCTCTCGGATGAAGGCGTGATAGATCCGCAGGGTGCCCTTGATGCGGGATTTGGCGCTGTGTGTTGGAGGAGCAGAGAGCGGTTAGAATGGTTATAGAAACAGAGGGGCGCAGTTACAGGTAGActagaccagaccagaccagaccgtCACCAATGCCAAGCTCACACAACAAACGCACAGGGTTTAGAAACAAAAAGTGTCAGACCAAAGCgttaactaaaaataaactcaACCGGAAAGCAAAAACACAAATGCAGATACTACGCTAGTGTGATTACAGTGCGTTTCGAGACCTTAAAAcagcttaaaaataaatttaattctagCTGTCCTGAAGCTTTGAAAATCCGTGTAAACAGAAGACTATTCTAGTAGTAGTGTGTAATTTTGGGAATGTTTGCAAATTATAATTGCAATTCTGGACAGAACAAGGTGAGGTTGGTAAGCAAACATAACAAACATAAATAAGAGAACACAAGACGCCACTAAAACACAATCTCTAAGAGTTAGGACTGATGCAAGATTTACAATTGTTTcaaaattcatattttttgggCTGATTTTTGTACCAAACATAATTAGATTTATGGCTATGTAGTTGTGTGTTGGAAATCAACTGAAATAAAAGGAACAAAATCAAACAGCAAATGATATAAACCTACCCTACTGACCTGCGCGGGCGCAGAGTGTAGCTTTGTTCGCCGATGGTGCGACCCTCCTGCTCGGTGGGCAGGTTAACCAGGGTCAGCTCGACCATGCCCAGGAAGTCGTCGCGTGTCAGGCGATTCTCGTCAAATACTTGAAAGACAAGCTTATGCTCAGAGGGCTTAACCTGGAAAATTGGTGGTTTAAAAATCATTTAGTTTCGCCACAAATCAAGAGGTTAAAGGTTCAACTTACTCTGAATATAAACTCCTCATTCCAAATTGGATTCAAAGTCTGTGGGaggaataatattattaatagttTCTCAACTGAAGATATCTATGAATTAGTCATAAAAGTAAACTCTGGACACCCAGTCAGAGACCCTTTGTGTAGATATAGTGTGTGGTTTACTTTTCTAATCGTGTAATCAAGGCCGATTCCCCACTTCCCCACCAAATACTCTCAGATCGATAAGATAAACTCCATTAGCCTCAGTATCATCAGAAGCTTAGGCTGAACTTACCTTCTTTTTGGTTTTCGTCAACACAGAGTCAATATTAATATCACCATTGATTGTGTTCAAATCGATTCTGACATACGGGTCGCTGTTGGGAGAAGGAATGGAGAAGAGGAACTGTTAGCCAGATCTATAATTGGCCTAATTAGGCTAATTCACTTACCTGGCACCGAAAATGTCCTTCTTGGCCAGCGACTGGCCACTGAGGACGACGATACGCAGGTGACACGAGTCTCCAGAGTCGTTCTGAAATGAGAAAAAGGGGTGAAAATTAGCAAAATACTTGTCACTTGTCATAGGCAGTGAGTGGACGCTCTTAGGCACGCATCGCTGGCGTTATATTGAAAGTAAATAAGCCATAGCAATGGCAAGGGTCATATAGAAGCGCAGCGGATGCGGCCCATgcggcgtatacttaatgtcCCTGATTACGCATACGACGCCATCTGCGTGTGCAGGTTCATTATAAATGCTCTCTGAAGGATCTGTATTATACATTCGCGGCAAGATAATTTCCAGGACCTtgacacacacacccacacacatatataGACTCTTAAAGTCCTGGCCTCTAACCCCCGAGGCACTGTACAACGGAAGTTCAAGAGAGCCATCAAGCAATTGTCTAGTGCACAGAATGGGGCCCAAAACTTGAGCTGCGAACTGCGTGCTGTGATTCATTTTGGGCCTTGTGGTCTGTTTCATGTTGCGGCCGAGAGCTTGCAGTTGGCAGTTGCAGCTTTCGGGGCTGGAAATGCTACGCAAAAACACAATTTGGGGCGTCTCCTTTGGCTGCAACCATTTCAAATTCCCTCTGCGGTGCACAGCTAGAGTCTCTGGGCTTTAAAAGGGAAAATGAAGTTAATTGGGCGAGAAATTGATGTTCTGAAAGGAGCTCTAAttccatttttgtttaaacCTGAAAGTTATTAAACTATAAACTGAACTACAAGCCCATTTCTCATTCcattggccaaaaaataaagcacGCAACACCTGTGTAGCACCTCCACTTTTGTGTCGGTCAAGCAGCAAAGTTTTCTGCATTCCTGAAAGTTAAACAAAAGCCACTTTATCCACTCATCTTCATCGGGGCGCTGAGAGCCAGCACTTGTGTCCATTAAAAGGCTTTCCCATGAAATATTCAATTTGCCGACATTGTTTATAAAGTGAAGGGCCAACTACAGCCCCCACAGAGTGTCTGACCAGACGGGCGCCATATCCatatccacatccacatccccATCCCCAACCACATCCACGTCCATGTCCCGACTTGCGTATCAGATATCAGTGGCTCGCATGTTGCGGCTTGTTTGGCGGCCACATGACCCTGACAGGGTCTGCCTTACATATATGGTGTGTAGTGTACCAcactctgctctgctctgtGTTTTGTTccattttagattttattttcattttattccGTGCCACCACCACTGACAGTTCCGCCTTTTTCCATGAACTTGTACTATTGATTTTCACCGCCCGGGGTCTCTCTTTAAAATAGTTGCGGCTTTTCCCACTTGTGCAATAATTAAATGTGCCAGTGGATCGACCCAACAGCTAAGCAATAACTATAATGGGGATATGACACTTATTTTATTGGCCATAATGAGCAGAGTTAATGCGCAATATTGCTCTCAGATGAAATAGATTCAAATTCAAGCCATTACTAACCAAAGAATAGTGttttaatttcatattttgtCAGAACTCCCTTTCTTTCAGGCGAAATGCCAGTGTCCTTGCTCCCCAAGGCCACTCGTTTTCCCTTTAATTTCCATTCCTGGGCCACCCGAACCGGGCAGCTGTCACAGTTCCCCCATCTGAGACCCGCACAACCCGTGGCTGGCATTAAATTGATTTTCAGACATTAAATCTCGGCTTAGGAGGGACATTTAGCTTAAAAACAGTTCTTGCGGTTTAGGCTTGTTTTCTTTCGCCGGGAGGTCGCTGGGAAAAGCTCTAATTAAAAAGGGATGTCTGACATAATGATCCGCCCCTGCAATTAACTGCAAAGTCATTTcagattcttttatttttcggcCAAATTGGAACTTCTGTGAGTGAGGTCTAAGGTTAAAAAAGTATTAACTCTTGCCTTGAAGctcttattttgtttattaccAATAATCAGAATATATAATCAGACTATCCACTGATAAGAAATTGATATTTTAGTCGATTTATTTGGAATATAAACTCCCGATTATAGCAGCATGTGACATGTGGCTCTTCTAGAGTCATTCTTGGAGTAGTTTTCTTCCAATTTTATTGGCCCTGCCATGGGaatgaataataattataaaaatatacaccACGTATGTGAGTAATCATTCAACTGTGTGGCTGATAAGCACAGTTTGTGGGTGTGGAGCAGACActtttatagaaaaaaaaaaagagagagagccCCCCTTTTGGTAGCCAAAATAAGTCAAGGTACTCGCGAGTCGCGACGGAAGCACATTTTGCTTttcttaactttttttttttcgtctgcTGTTCAAACAGACGGCTTAAATGGGCGATGGGAGGAGATAATAAAAATACGATTAAACTCCAAGTTAAACAAGCCTGAATATCAATTGTAATTTTAATGCGCACAAGGtgctctgctgctgctactgctgctggaGAGAAAAATCATGCCCCCCAAGACTAGTTGGGGGCTTAGTGCCTGCCATTAACCTAATTGATTGGTTGTCGCCTCTCTACTTATCACAATGCCCAAAGGTCAATGCAAATTCATAACACAAATTGACACATGTTTGCttcaaattcaataaaaaattaaaaaaaaaaaaaagatacaaagagATATATCTATCTATCTGTGACGTTGGGGAGAGAAAGGCTATTGTTATCAGTAggatacatttatttttaaaccgcattgtatacattttttataattaattgatTCTGAGAATAAAACTTGACCGCTAATGAACTTTTTTCATAGAACTCTTGAGgcttttattcatttttaatcatttttgaaGCCTTTTttagaaagaaaaacaattatttttaagatttaaagacAAGTAAGGCTTTTTAAGGCtcaaaaataatacattttagCCAGAAAACTACTACTTCTTGGCCTGAAAACCAACTTCTCTAAAGGCTTTACATATTTTCTCTATAATCCCTTTGAAACCAATACGATTGGTGACGAAGGGAGGCATGTGAGGCACTTCAAAGGCGGCTCAATTAGCAGATGaagaaaatgagaaaaattatttttaaaccgcattatatacattttttataatgaATTGATTCTGGGCAGGGCCGTTGAGAGGGGGGGTCAGCCGGGTAATTTTCCCGGGGCCCGCAATGGACAGGGGCCCGGCAGCGGGGTCTAATGACCGGGGGGCAGCGggacgaaaacgaaaaagggCCCGTGAGGAATCCATGCCCCGGGGCCCGACATGTCTTCTCGACGGCCCTGATTCTGGGAATAAAACTTAACCGCCAATGAACTTTTTTCATAGAACTCTTAagccttttttgtttttaaacttttttaaaccCTTTTttagaaagaaaaacaattatttttgagatttaaaGACAAGTAAGGCTTTTTAAGActtagaaataataaatttaagccACAAAACTGCTACTTCTTGGTCTTTTCTCTAAAAATCACTTTTAAACCCCCACAAACGAATACGATTGGTGACGAAGGGAGGCACGTGAGGCACTTCAAAGGCGGCTCAATTAGCAGATTAAGAAAATGAGCACAACCCCACACACTGACACACACACTGCTGCGGCTCATTTGCATATGAACCCCAGGTGCTGAGCAGCTCCATCCCGTCTCTGGGCAGTTACTTACATCGGCGTTATTGTATCCATGGATCTGGCCATCTTCGCTCGTCACCGATGGCGATGTGGTTGTTGACTCGGCCATTTTGCTTCTTAATTTCGATTTATTTTGATACTTTTGATTATGATTTGGACTGATATTACGCCTTCTGGCGATTGCGAGACGTATTTTCAGTTTGTGTTAATTTTTCAAGCGCGCCTCTCAAATAAATagctataaaataaattaaaacatggaAATATTCGTATTTTTTCGGTTTCAACTGAACCAAACAAGTTATCCCAGACCCAGAGGGAGGAATTCTGTGTTTCTTggatttcactttttttgtttttaaatttttggagCTTGTTTATGCTGCAAGCTGCAGATTGCGACAAAGGGAACAGGTTTCACAACAattgtttcttttctttattttttttttttttgtattatgttTATTGCGAATACGTCACTCGATTGGGGGAGGAACTGGAACTGACACTGGCGGCAGATTTCTTATGGGGCGTCCCATCTATCCACACATTAATGTGCCACACATTGGCGGTTCGCGGGGGCCAGGCCACCAGAAAACTAAACATTTTTGGCATGCATGACTAATAGGGCGCCCAGAGGCGAAAAGAGAGCGCCATTGGATGGGCTTTTCGATCTGAATCCGTTGATTCTTGGCTCACGACCACAtctatgtacatacatacatatgtacatacgtacaaatatttacatttattttgtatttatataaTTAACACATTTCAGGGGTACGATGCATTAGaccataataaatttatttttattttgaagtgtgtgtgtgcgggagAGAGATTGGAGTATAGGTATTATACtacttaatatttataattcaattattcacttatttatcttttattaACGGCCCTAAGCGATagaaacaataacaaacacACGGTAGCACCGACACTATTGCGAAAACATGTTCTGCGTAAATTTCACTCCTTCTCGCTCGCCCTCGCAACGAGTATGGGTGCCGTGAGCGTGTGCGAGTGTGGGTGCGAGTGAGAGCGCAACAGCAACACTTGTCGGCCGCGGCTCGAATTTGGGGCTTTGGCGTTCTAAGGTAAAATGAAAGCAGCTCCCCCAAACAGCAGTGTGGCCAAAGTTGTCAATGTCACAAAAGCAAAATGGAGAGCTTTAGGTTACCAACTTTTCAAATAACCAggtttttagaaaataaatattggtTTTCTAACTTTTTACAATAAGATAAGTCTAAATTTGTCTTAAAAACTTAGCAACTATGTAACAATAtgtgaaataaaattgaaccctttaaaaaataccagatTTTCTCATTGACTTTACAAACTTATCAACACTGTCCCCGCCCAAAGCTATCAGATGGGGGCTAAAGCTCTAGCACACTCTCCATCTCTGTCCCCCTTCAGACAGCTGTGGTTGCGAACAAGTGTccaatgaaaaacaaaacaaaaaacagctgATTGGCTCAGCTTGTGTGCTgctctgtatctgtatctgtgagtGGATGAGTATCTTGTATCTGGTAGTGCATTTTGGATCTCTGCCGCTAAAGCTAAAAACAGCCACCCCATTCGGAAGCTAAGTAGCGTGTCGTCAATTATAATTGACATTTgactgccgccgccgccgacgGGAGGGAGGGGCCTGACGCAATGGATGCAAATAGAGCTAACCGCTTGTAAATAGCCAACTGTTGACTGATAAGCGTGCCATTAGGAGCTATTCTGGAGCCAGGAGTGACGTATTTCTTCGACAGGCACTCCAACTAGTGGACAGTGGACGTCATCGACCGGCGTGTGACGTGCGAAGTGGATTAAAAAAAGCCGGAATAGCGAGCTCAATTAGCGGGCTGTCCAACCGGCACAAGTGCTCTAATGAAGATAAATCAGCTGCCAATCCCCTTTACTTTCCACTGGAATTCCTCAAATTCTGGCAGTGCCTAAATGAGTTAGCCAAACAACATTCAGCCGCCGCTCATTGAATAAACTGAactgaagtgaagtgaagtgaagaaAGCCAATTTACGCACATTTAGACCGAGATGGTCGTGTTGATAAATTAAAATAGGGTCGAAGATGCCGATGACGGCTGAAGTGCCGCTCTGGTTCGCCTCTTTTGGCGAATTCAGATAAATAAATGAGTTCCGTTCGATATTTGTTTACTCCACAGGCCAGTCGGCCAGTCGGCGAGCCACATTCCAGACGAGGGCCAAACACTTTTTTTTCGGCTCGACTGCTTATCAGGCACTTTTCGCTGCCAACTGGAAAAGTGCAAGTTTTTTAGTAACATACTACAACTATCATAACTATCAGATACTGATAACCTGATTGCTGATATTGGTGGAACTGTGCCAATGTCAACTATCTTATCTTAGgggtttcaatatattttttctttcaaaagaCACCTCTTCCATGTAACTCTCAAATTTGTTCAAGATATAAGGTATTaggtaattataattaaaaaattcttttcCTTCCAGATGGAAAGAATCAGGCGAGCAACAGATGGATCACATTCCGATCTCGAGTGGGGGAGAATCTCTGGGGCCCATCTACACGACCCAGCTGTTTGGCAAGTTTCCGATTAGATTACCCGAGAAAACATCGTAAAAATAGAGAAACAAAATAAGCCAGAGGAGCTGCTGATAAGGCCAACCGAAAATCCCCCAGCACGAGTGCTAGTCAACTTTCCCAGCCCTTGTTCTCCCCAATCTACAATCTAGAGAGAggcaaaaaatatgaataatgGCTATATTTTCTGAAATTCATGAGAGATGCCCCACCCTATGCTGCACTTACCACCGCTGCCAGCGATCGACGTGGCGTGTGTCCGTTTCCAAATTCCATGCGCGTCTGCTGTTGTCCTGCAACCGAGGCGGCCCGCCTGCGGGGCGGTGGACGCGGCACATCGCCCCCACCGGATGCCGAGGAGGAGGCGGCGGCTACAGCGGCCACTGAGCCGCTGGAACGTGCCGACATTGTGGTTCGCGAAGAAACTGCAACGGAAGATGAAGAAAATGGGGCAGAGTGTTAGTGCAACGCAACGGAGGCGGAAGTGCAAATTAAGTGACAAAGAGACACGGGCTGGGGGCTAGAGGCTGCCACAAGGCCACAGCCAAAGTGAGAAGTAAGAAAGGCGGACCAGACAACAAAGAGGAGGGCCCAACAAAAGTGCACAATGGAACGGTACTTGAACTAGATGCTATCGCCCTAGCAGTGGGGGCGGGGTCCCGCACAAAAGCCAAACATTTTCTTTGGCCAAGCCTGGATGTGCGGCGTGCGGCACGGGGCATgcggcatggggcatggggcataaTTAGCCAAGCGCAAAGGGTTCAACGCCATGTCTCGGCCTCTCGTTAATGTTGGCATTTCTCGCTTTGGTTTTCCACTTAccttaacacacacacagagacactCTGGGACGCCGCCTTGTCACTATAATTTCGCTCGAATTATGGATATATCTTGGGCCGTAAATGTATGCGCAGGTGTGTGTAGGCTCGCCTTTACTTTATCCACTATATGAGCGGAAAATCATCACGTACATCTTTTCACACGGCTTTTCGCTTCTGATTCACTACTCTCAGCCGCCCCGATAAAGAATTGGCTACCGCGCACGCCCTAACTGCCGATCCTGGGCTGGGGCTCGCtcaataaaaaacacaccTTGTcgaattaaaaacaataattaacAAACGGAACGGGATCTCGGAATACTCGGAAAAACGACGGCGACGATGAGAACTAAAGTGGCAGTGTGACCGGAGCGTGAGAACCTGCGAATACCGCCGCCCCTGTCATCGATTCTAATTGAATTTTTCgggaaatatttaaatcgaatttaaataaaatcaatgaTGTCAGTTAAAATAAGCCATAAATttcaatataaattaatttgacTTGTAGAATCTCTCAATCGGAGGTGACAATCATGGAGAGTGCCACGCACAGCACATTTGGTATTTTCTGTGGCATTTCCGAACTTAAGGCGGCCACACAGAAGCAGTGAAAATCCAAATGAAACGAGAAATCTAATAATTTTTAGCGTAAAAGTGTTGCAATTGTTGGTGCATTTAATACAGCGAGCATAGGAATTTTAAGCCAAGCCCAGTGCAAAGAATAAGAACTTAAATAACACTTTTCAATCTAACAATAATTCAGAAGGGGGCCAGTAGAAGAAGCGGAGCAGAGGGGTCGGCGTGGTGCGTACTTGGTGCGAAATTGCGCATTAGgaaagaaaacaacaacagcaacagctatAAACTGCAAACGCTGGCAAACACAATTCTCAATTATCAGAAACAGAGCGCAGCGAATCGAACAACAAGcccaacaaacaaacaaacagactAAAACGAGAGCCAGCATCAACAACAGCTAATTACATGGGTCTGACGGATCAAGATTGGATCGGTTGTGCGGTATCCATTGCCTGCGACGACGACCTCGGTGTTTTCCAAGGCCTGATTAAGCAGATTTCGGCGGAGGAGATAACCATTGTACGGGCCTTCCGGAATGGCGTCCCCCTTCGCAAGCAAAACGCCGAGGTGGTGCTCAAGTGCACGGACATCCGGAGCATCGATCTCATCGAGCCCGTGAAGCAGGACGTCGATGTGCATACAGCGCCGCCAGTTATCAACAAACCCACTCCGGTGAAGCTGCCCCACTTTTCCAATATTCTGggcaagcagcagcagcttcaactccagcaacaacaacagcagcagcaacaacagaaacagcaaagTCAGGATCAGGATGTGCCATTGACGCCCAGGGGAAAAGCCAATGGCTATGGACGAGGACCATCAGGAGGAGCCGGCAACTCGGCCCTCACTGACAAAATGAATCAACTGAAGCTAATTGAGACCAACGGATGCAATGGAAGGTACTATTCCCCTTTATATCCTTAAGAAacacaaaaactaaaagtatttTCTTTAAACAGAACCTCGCAGACGTCGCGGTCGTCCAGTTCTCAGCAGCCACAATTGTCAACGACTCCCAGCAGCGTGGCCGCCTTCTTTGGCAATA of the Drosophila ananassae strain 14024-0371.13 chromosome 2R, ASM1763931v2, whole genome shotgun sequence genome contains:
- the LOC6493408 gene encoding E3 ubiquitin-protein ligase Nedd-4 isoform X8; amino-acid sequence: MAESTTTSPSVTSEDGQIHGYNNADNDSGDSCHLRIVVLSGQSLAKKDIFGASDPYVRIDLNTINGDINIDSVLTKTKKKTLNPIWNEEFIFRVKPSEHKLVFQVFDENRLTRDDFLGMVELTLVNLPTEQEGRTIGEQSYTLRPRRSVGAKSRIKGTLRIYHAFIRETREQSEPSSGNSDGEWEHVEANSSGETSAQPHPFASGGHDSLPAGWEERQDANGRTYYVNHTARTTQWERPTVLNNTNQNHAADQLASDFQRRFHISVDETESGRSANEDTDHTDSHNPSEISAPSTRRNSEEDNAAVPPMEQTAAGEEEALPPRWSMQVAPNGRTFFIDHAARRTTWIDPRNGRASPMPNQTRRVEDDLGPLPEGWEERVHTDGRVFYIDHNTRTTQWEDPRLSNPNIAGQAVPYSRDYKQKYEYFKSHIRKPTNVPNKFEIRIRRTSILEDSYRIISSVTKTDLLKTKLWVEFEGETGLDYGGLAREWFYLLSKEMFNPYYGLFEYSAMDNYTLQINNGSGLCNEEHLSYFKFIGRIAGMAVYHGKLLDAFFIRPFYKMMLQKPIDLKDMESVDTEYYNSLMWIKENDPRILELTFCLDEDVFGQKSQHELKPGGANIDVTNENKDEYIKLVIEWRFVARVKEQMSVFLDGFGSIIPLNLIKIFDEHELELLMCGIQNIDVRDWRENTLYKGDYHMNHIIIQWFWRAVLSFSNEMRSRLLQFVTGTSRVPMNGFKELYGSNGPQMFTIEKWGTPNNYPRAHTCFNRLDLPPYEGYLQLKDKLIKAIEGSQGFAGVD